From Vibrio aerogenes, a single genomic window includes:
- the pnp gene encoding polyribonucleotide nucleotidyltransferase, translating to MFEKPIVKTFQYGNHTVTLETGVIARQATAAVMVTMDDTSVFVSVVGKKEAVEGQDFFPLTVNYQERTYAAGKIPGGFFKREGRPSEGETLTARLIDRPIRPLFPDGFKNEVQVIATVMAVNPDVQPDIPSMIGTSAALAISGIPFSGPIAAARVGHINGQLVLNPSMTELNESRLDLVVAGTENAVLMVESEADILTEEEMLSAVVFGHEQQQVVIRAINEFAAEVATPAWEWNAPEVDTDLKSAVAELAESRLVEAYQVTEKLARYEQVGQIKNDVVEVLLQRDDELDENDIRNMLGSLEKNVVRSRIISGAPRIDGREKDMVRALDVRTGVLPRVHGSALFTRGETQAVVTATLGTQRDAQIIDELTGERKEHFLLHYNFPPYCVGETGFVGSPKRREIGHGRLAKRGIQAVMPTAEEFPYTVRVVSEITESNGSSSMASVCGSSLALMDAGVPIKASVAGIAMGLVKEGEDFVVLSDILGDEDHLGDMDFKVAGTSAGVTALQMDIKIEGITKEIMQIALNQAKGARLHILSVMDQAIDSARDDISEFAPRIHTMKISSDKIKDVIGKGGAVIRALTEETGTTIEIEDDGTIKIAATEGTAAKEAIRRIEELTAEVEVGKIYTGRVTRIVDFGAFVAVLGAKEGLVHISQIAEQRVEKVTDYLKEGQDVQVKVLEIDRQNRIRLSMKEAVEKTEAPKAEGDTEQKPASNEE from the coding sequence ATGTTTGAAAAACCAATTGTAAAAACTTTCCAGTATGGAAATCACACAGTGACTCTTGAGACAGGTGTGATTGCCCGCCAGGCAACTGCCGCAGTCATGGTCACTATGGACGATACTTCAGTTTTTGTTTCTGTTGTTGGAAAAAAAGAAGCTGTCGAGGGGCAGGATTTCTTTCCACTGACCGTCAATTATCAGGAAAGAACCTATGCAGCAGGTAAAATTCCCGGAGGTTTCTTTAAACGTGAAGGTCGCCCTTCTGAAGGTGAAACACTGACAGCGCGTTTGATTGACCGACCAATTCGCCCTCTGTTTCCTGATGGTTTTAAGAATGAAGTTCAGGTGATTGCGACAGTCATGGCTGTGAATCCTGATGTTCAACCAGATATCCCAAGTATGATCGGTACTTCTGCTGCTTTGGCCATTTCTGGTATTCCTTTCAGCGGTCCGATTGCTGCAGCCCGTGTTGGACATATTAACGGACAATTAGTTCTTAACCCAAGTATGACTGAGTTGAATGAGTCACGTTTGGATCTGGTTGTTGCTGGTACAGAAAATGCGGTATTAATGGTTGAATCTGAAGCCGATATTCTGACAGAAGAAGAAATGTTGTCTGCAGTTGTTTTCGGTCACGAGCAACAGCAGGTTGTTATCCGTGCTATTAACGAATTTGCAGCTGAAGTGGCAACACCTGCATGGGAATGGAACGCACCTGAAGTTGATACTGATCTTAAATCAGCAGTTGCAGAACTGGCAGAAAGTCGTCTGGTTGAAGCGTATCAGGTGACCGAAAAACTGGCGCGTTATGAGCAGGTTGGTCAGATTAAAAATGACGTTGTTGAAGTTTTGTTGCAACGTGATGATGAGCTGGATGAAAACGATATCCGCAATATGCTTGGATCTCTTGAGAAGAATGTTGTCCGCAGCCGTATTATTTCCGGAGCACCAAGAATTGATGGCCGTGAAAAAGATATGGTTCGTGCGTTGGATGTCCGCACTGGTGTATTACCTCGCGTACACGGGTCTGCACTCTTTACCCGGGGTGAAACTCAGGCTGTTGTAACAGCAACACTGGGTACTCAGAGAGATGCACAAATCATTGATGAATTGACCGGAGAAAGAAAAGAGCATTTCCTTTTGCATTATAATTTCCCGCCATACTGTGTGGGTGAAACCGGCTTTGTTGGTTCACCAAAGCGTCGTGAAATTGGTCATGGCCGTCTTGCTAAGCGTGGTATTCAGGCGGTGATGCCAACTGCTGAAGAATTCCCGTATACAGTTCGTGTTGTTTCTGAAATTACAGAATCCAACGGTTCATCTTCTATGGCTTCAGTGTGTGGTTCTTCTCTGGCACTTATGGACGCAGGCGTGCCGATTAAAGCTTCTGTTGCCGGTATTGCAATGGGGCTTGTGAAAGAAGGTGAAGACTTTGTTGTTCTCTCAGATATTCTTGGTGATGAAGATCATTTGGGTGATATGGACTTTAAAGTCGCAGGTACTTCAGCGGGTGTGACTGCACTGCAAATGGATATCAAAATCGAAGGTATCACAAAAGAGATCATGCAGATCGCACTAAACCAGGCTAAAGGTGCCCGCCTGCATATTTTATCAGTGATGGATCAGGCGATTGACTCTGCCAGAGATGATATTTCTGAATTCGCTCCCCGTATTCACACCATGAAAATCAGTTCAGATAAGATCAAGGATGTGATTGGTAAAGGTGGTGCTGTTATCCGTGCATTAACGGAAGAGACCGGAACAACCATTGAAATTGAAGATGATGGTACGATTAAAATCGCTGCCACTGAAGGGACAGCGGCCAAAGAAGCAATTCGCCGGATTGAAGAGCTGACTGCTGAAGTTGAAGTGGGCAAGATTTACACAGGTCGTGTTACCCGTATCGTTGACTTCGGTGCATTTGTTGCAGTTCTGGGTGCTAAGGAAGGCCTGGTACATATTTCTCAAATTGCTGAGCAACGTGTTGAGAAGGTCACCGATTACCTGAAAGAAGGTCAGGATGTTCAGGTTAAAGTGCTTGAGATTGACAGACAAAACCGTATTCGTTTGAGTATGAAAGAAGCTGTTGAAAAAACTGAAGCACCAAAGGCAGAAGGTGATACTGAGCAGAAACCTGCTTCAAATGAAGAATAA
- the nlpI gene encoding lipoprotein NlpI — protein sequence MKWFLALLAGFSLLMTSGCASIDSKQVQWYYPPMARPLQPTIQQEVKIVRLSQLLQREKLSDEVRAKLFYERGNAYDAVGLRNLARIDFEQSLQMNPAQPDVFNILGVYYTEIGQYDSAYDAFDSTLEMEPDNLYALRNQAVALYYGQRPHLALEVVDQMDQVEVNDPFNALWRYFIESELAPADAKKTLSETYEHRTEKQWGWLLVSMVLENTPDKEVFKQILAGTKDNTVLARRLTEAYFYLGKRYQLQGKYADAVSLYKLAISFNVYEYVEHRYAFLELENIYLILKQDK from the coding sequence GTGAAGTGGTTTCTCGCACTGTTAGCTGGTTTTAGTCTGTTAATGACCAGTGGATGCGCAAGCATTGATTCAAAGCAGGTTCAGTGGTACTACCCGCCAATGGCAAGACCATTACAGCCCACTATTCAGCAAGAGGTAAAAATTGTCCGGCTAAGCCAGTTATTGCAGCGGGAGAAGTTATCAGATGAAGTCCGGGCAAAGCTCTTTTATGAAAGGGGCAATGCTTATGACGCGGTGGGCCTGAGAAATCTGGCCCGAATCGATTTCGAACAATCTTTACAGATGAACCCGGCTCAACCCGATGTATTTAATATTCTTGGTGTTTATTATACGGAGATTGGTCAATACGATTCCGCTTATGATGCGTTTGATTCAACGCTGGAGATGGAACCGGATAATCTTTATGCACTGAGAAATCAGGCGGTGGCTTTATATTATGGTCAGCGCCCACATCTGGCACTTGAAGTGGTTGATCAAATGGATCAGGTCGAGGTTAATGATCCTTTTAATGCATTATGGCGCTACTTTATTGAGAGTGAACTGGCACCGGCAGATGCAAAAAAAACACTGTCTGAAACTTATGAGCATCGTACTGAAAAGCAGTGGGGATGGCTGTTGGTTTCAATGGTGCTGGAGAATACACCTGATAAAGAAGTGTTTAAACAAATTCTCGCAGGAACAAAAGATAATACAGTGCTTGCCCGCCGGTTGACAGAAGCTTATTTCTATCTGGGAAAACGTTATCAGCTACAGGGAAAATATGCAGATGCGGTGTCTTTATACAAATTAGCGATTTCGTTTAATGTGTATGAATATGTCGAGCATCGTTATGCTTTTCTTGAACTGGAGAATATCTATTTGATTTTGAAGCAAGATAAGTAA
- a CDS encoding MATE family efflux transporter, with protein sequence MSSVYTQYFRYTIPTVAAMLISGLYQIVDAIFVGQYLGAAGLAAINIAWPVVGFMTGVGLLVGVGTGAITSVYKGQNDIFSARQTILTGFILLMILAAFLSLLILISITPVLKWQSDDPEVLNQAHQYMSVVMMTSVFSLAGIALPFLIRNDDSPGVATVLMILGAILNICFDYIFIVLFNLSLAGAAMATAISQVAVTVCSIRYFYSSHAKLRLTWSDFSFRWSDSYQIITIGISSLFTYIYWAVMVALHNSQFARYGGTEVLGAYTILGYIVTFYYLVCEGIAHGMQPLASFYYGAKSPHLVRKLLYLALILAVTFGILLTTVLNLYPQSIISLFNDEDYQLAQHAVHGIRMHLFALCLDGILVVTIVFYQSVNQGRKAMLFSLGNLFIQIPFLFLLPLFLNINGVWLAFPLSNIVLTVIIFGILVKDLIYSFR encoded by the coding sequence GTGTCTTCAGTTTATACTCAGTATTTTCGCTACACAATTCCTACTGTAGCCGCGATGTTGATTAGCGGCTTATATCAGATTGTCGATGCAATTTTTGTTGGCCAGTACCTTGGAGCCGCAGGGCTGGCCGCTATTAATATTGCCTGGCCGGTTGTCGGATTTATGACTGGTGTCGGCTTACTGGTCGGGGTTGGTACGGGTGCCATCACTTCTGTATACAAGGGACAGAATGACATATTCTCGGCTCGTCAGACGATCTTAACCGGTTTTATACTTCTGATGATTCTGGCAGCTTTTCTTTCCCTGCTTATTCTTATATCGATTACACCAGTGCTCAAGTGGCAATCAGACGATCCTGAGGTATTAAATCAGGCACATCAGTATATGTCTGTTGTCATGATGACTTCTGTGTTTTCTCTTGCGGGCATTGCACTTCCTTTTCTTATCCGAAATGATGACAGCCCTGGTGTTGCAACAGTACTTATGATTTTGGGAGCAATACTTAATATATGTTTTGATTATATTTTTATTGTTCTTTTCAATTTATCTTTAGCTGGTGCGGCGATGGCCACGGCCATTTCTCAGGTTGCAGTGACTGTATGTAGTATTCGTTATTTTTATTCATCACATGCAAAGTTGCGCTTAACATGGTCTGATTTTTCGTTTCGTTGGTCAGATAGTTATCAGATTATAACTATAGGTATATCTAGCCTGTTCACCTACATATACTGGGCAGTCATGGTTGCGCTTCATAATAGTCAGTTTGCCCGGTATGGTGGCACTGAAGTATTGGGGGCTTATACCATTCTGGGATATATCGTTACTTTTTACTATCTGGTCTGTGAAGGTATTGCGCATGGCATGCAGCCTTTAGCCAGCTTTTATTATGGAGCCAAATCACCACATCTTGTTCGAAAGCTTTTATATCTCGCTCTGATTTTGGCCGTTACCTTCGGGATTTTGTTAACCACGGTGTTGAACCTTTATCCTCAAAGTATTATTTCACTTTTTAATGATGAGGATTATCAGTTAGCGCAACATGCTGTTCACGGAATCAGGATGCACCTTTTTGCTTTATGTCTGGATGGTATCCTTGTTGTGACGATTGTTTTCTATCAGTCTGTGAATCAGGGGAGGAAGGCAATGTTATTCTCTCTTGGAAACCTGTTTATCCAGATTCCATTTTTATTTTTATTACCTCTGTTCCTGAATATTAATGGTGTATGGTTGGCTTTTCCTTTGTCAAATATCGTATTAACTGTAATTATTTTTGGAATATTGGTCAAAGATCTGATTTATTCGTTTCGGTAA
- a CDS encoding methyl-accepting chemotaxis protein: MSAKNKLLSSIGFLFLLVVFIIVTMSYLSFKNASVKNYTEKLMNNAHLISYAVEQRMERYFDVLTLSGNEINIDSRGHIDEEQLRKTLHNLESNPHILNAFFASTDGVTYRPGGRIAGFNAKDKQREWFKKALNGDQYVITAPFKAITGETVMSLSILIKRHGNIVGVLGVNITLDMITKFIQSLTDNNQLFVSKEDGYIVAASEHQYIGQNLFQIRPSYSRYRDMDGASHFYQYKGKSYYSVNAISEKLGWSVWAWDKKDNIDAASEANLMTDVYITIIAITFSLIVTYFLVVRLMYMPIGGEPKEIEAIIQRVAEGDLTFQVSDISRETGVYAAIMAMVKNLKSIIEGIYGAIDQLNHASVQMLDTTSAVKSSAESQMVQLEQTATAMNEMTVTVDEVARSALQASGAARESGEHSSLGMSVVREMNQSIQDLATGIKAVVDVNTGLEKETQGIGSILEVIDSISEQTNLLALNAAIEAARAGEYGRGFSVVADEVRHLANRTKQSTNEIQDMIVRLQREAQHSVQLMQDNMLDAQTTAKKSEMANQALQEIQNAVSLIQDMNSQIATAAEEQTHVAGEINASVVQINELARNTFDDASGNSGRAGKLAEVASQLHESVKIFKI; encoded by the coding sequence ATGAGTGCAAAAAATAAATTATTATCTTCTATTGGTTTTCTGTTTTTATTGGTTGTGTTTATTATTGTTACTATGAGTTATCTTTCTTTTAAAAATGCATCAGTTAAAAACTATACTGAAAAATTAATGAATAATGCTCACCTGATTTCCTATGCTGTTGAACAGCGTATGGAACGATATTTTGATGTGCTGACTTTGAGTGGAAATGAGATAAATATTGATTCTCGTGGGCACATTGATGAAGAGCAGCTAAGAAAGACACTCCATAACCTGGAAAGTAATCCTCATATTTTGAATGCTTTTTTTGCTTCAACCGATGGGGTCACCTACCGCCCGGGTGGACGCATTGCTGGGTTTAATGCCAAAGATAAACAAAGAGAATGGTTTAAGAAGGCGCTTAACGGTGATCAGTATGTAATCACGGCACCATTTAAAGCGATTACAGGAGAAACCGTGATGTCATTATCTATATTGATAAAAAGACATGGAAATATCGTTGGTGTTTTAGGTGTGAATATTACGCTGGATATGATCACTAAGTTTATTCAATCATTGACCGATAATAATCAGTTGTTTGTTAGTAAAGAAGATGGATATATCGTTGCTGCAAGTGAACATCAGTATATTGGTCAGAATTTGTTTCAGATCCGGCCATCCTATTCCCGTTACAGAGATATGGATGGTGCAAGTCATTTTTATCAGTATAAAGGAAAATCTTATTATTCAGTGAATGCAATTTCTGAAAAGTTAGGGTGGTCAGTTTGGGCTTGGGATAAGAAAGATAATATTGATGCAGCCTCTGAGGCTAATTTAATGACTGATGTTTATATTACGATTATTGCAATTACTTTTTCTTTGATTGTGACTTATTTTCTGGTCGTCAGATTGATGTATATGCCTATCGGTGGTGAGCCCAAAGAAATTGAAGCCATTATCCAAAGAGTTGCTGAAGGCGATCTGACATTTCAGGTCTCTGATATCAGCAGAGAAACCGGTGTCTATGCTGCAATTATGGCAATGGTAAAAAACCTGAAATCAATTATAGAAGGTATTTACGGCGCAATTGATCAACTGAATCACGCGTCTGTTCAAATGCTGGATACGACTTCAGCGGTAAAATCCAGTGCTGAATCTCAGATGGTTCAGCTTGAACAGACAGCTACTGCCATGAATGAAATGACAGTGACAGTTGATGAGGTTGCCAGAAGTGCTTTACAGGCTTCTGGTGCTGCCAGAGAGTCTGGTGAACATTCTTCGCTGGGAATGAGCGTGGTCAGGGAAATGAATCAAAGTATTCAGGATTTGGCGACCGGAATCAAAGCAGTGGTTGATGTTAATACCGGACTTGAGAAAGAGACGCAAGGTATTGGCTCCATTCTTGAAGTGATTGACAGCATTTCTGAACAGACGAACTTGCTGGCTTTGAATGCTGCGATTGAAGCCGCACGAGCTGGTGAATATGGGCGGGGATTTTCTGTGGTGGCTGATGAAGTCCGTCACCTGGCGAACAGAACGAAGCAAAGTACGAATGAAATTCAGGATATGATCGTCAGGCTTCAACGGGAGGCACAGCACTCGGTTCAACTCATGCAAGACAACATGCTTGATGCTCAGACGACAGCAAAAAAATCAGAAATGGCCAATCAGGCACTTCAGGAAATTCAGAATGCCGTCTCTTTGATACAGGATATGAACAGTCAGATTGCTACTGCCGCTGAAGAACAAACCCATGTGGCCGGAGAAATTAATGCCAGTGTTGTTCAAATAAATGAACTGGCCCGGAACACCTTTGATGATGCATCAGGCAATAGCGGCCGGGCAGGTAAACTGGCAGAAGTTGCATCACAGCTTCATGAGTCTGTTAAAATTTTTAAAATCTGA